The following proteins are encoded in a genomic region of Herminiimonas arsenicoxydans:
- the glnK gene encoding Nitrogen regulatory protein P-II 2 (Evidence 2a : Function of homologous gene experimentally demonstrated in an other organism; PubMedId : 7590157, 8843440, 9733647; Product type r : regulator), with protein MKLITAIIKPFKLDEVREALSAIGVQGITVTEVKGFGRQKGHTELYRGAEYVVDFLPKTKIEAAVDDAIVDRAIEAIETAARTGKIGDGKIFVYDLQQVVRIRTGETGKEAL; from the coding sequence ATGAAACTGATTACTGCCATTATCAAGCCCTTCAAGCTGGATGAAGTGCGGGAAGCCTTGTCCGCGATCGGCGTGCAGGGTATTACGGTGACTGAAGTCAAAGGCTTCGGTCGTCAAAAAGGTCATACCGAGTTGTATCGCGGCGCGGAGTATGTGGTGGATTTTCTGCCTAAAACGAAAATCGAGGCAGCTGTCGATGACGCGATCGTTGATCGTGCCATTGAAGCAATCGAAACTGCGGCCAGAACCGGCAAAATCGGCGATGGCAAGATTTTCGTCTACGACCTGCAGCAAGTCGTTCGCATCCGCACCGGTGAAACCGGTAAAGAAGCACTTTAA
- the amtB gene encoding Ammonia channel precursor (Ammonia transporter) (Evidence 2a : Function of homologous gene experimentally demonstrated in an other organism; PubMedId : 14600241, 8282685; Product type t : transporter) — protein MSIKKIFASALATGALLVAVGFAAPAIAEEAATAPAASATVAAPAPAATTEAPATAAPAAPAPVLNTGDTAWMLTSTMLVILMTIPGLALFYGGLGRSKNMLSVLMQVFVLFALITVLWAIYGYSMVFAGGGSFYGTFEKLFLGGIKPDTLSGTIPEYVFVAFQSTFAAITCALIVGAFAERMKFAAVIAFSVLWFTFSYIPIAHMVWATGGLLFVEGALDFAGGTVVHINAGVAGLVGAYMVGKRVGFGKEAMPPHSLTLTMVGASLLWVGWFGFNAGSALGANGVAGLAFINTILATGAATLSWIGAEAVLKGKASMLGAASGAVAGLVAVTPAAGFVGPMGSIVLGLLAGMICLWGVSGLKRMLGVDDAFDVFGVHGVGGIFGAIMTGVLAAPSLGGTGAADYAMAHQLMVQVKGVLITIVWSGIVAFVAYKLVDMVIGLRVADEAEREGLDISSHGESAYHS, from the coding sequence ATGAGTATCAAGAAAATATTCGCAAGCGCCTTGGCGACAGGTGCTTTGCTGGTTGCCGTGGGTTTTGCGGCGCCGGCTATTGCAGAAGAAGCGGCGACTGCGCCGGCTGCAAGCGCCACGGTGGCGGCCCCAGCTCCAGCGGCAACGACCGAGGCTCCGGCAACAGCAGCGCCAGCCGCTCCGGCGCCCGTGTTGAATACAGGCGATACGGCGTGGATGCTGACGTCCACCATGCTCGTCATCCTGATGACGATCCCTGGTCTGGCCTTGTTCTACGGCGGCCTCGGTCGTTCGAAAAACATGCTGTCGGTATTGATGCAGGTGTTTGTTCTGTTTGCGCTGATTACCGTTCTGTGGGCTATCTACGGTTACAGCATGGTGTTCGCGGGCGGCGGTTCGTTCTACGGCACTTTCGAGAAGCTGTTCCTCGGCGGGATCAAGCCTGACACGCTGTCCGGCACCATACCCGAATATGTGTTCGTTGCCTTCCAGTCGACTTTTGCGGCCATTACCTGCGCCCTGATCGTCGGTGCGTTTGCCGAGCGCATGAAATTTGCTGCGGTGATCGCCTTCTCGGTACTGTGGTTTACCTTCAGCTACATCCCGATTGCACACATGGTTTGGGCTACAGGCGGCCTGCTGTTTGTGGAGGGCGCGCTCGACTTTGCCGGCGGTACGGTGGTGCACATCAACGCAGGTGTGGCAGGTCTGGTTGGCGCCTATATGGTGGGCAAGCGTGTAGGCTTCGGCAAGGAAGCGATGCCTCCGCATTCGCTGACCCTGACAATGGTGGGTGCTTCCCTGCTGTGGGTGGGCTGGTTCGGTTTCAACGCCGGTTCGGCGCTGGGTGCTAACGGTGTTGCCGGCCTGGCCTTTATCAATACCATCCTGGCAACTGGCGCAGCGACCTTGTCATGGATAGGCGCCGAAGCCGTGCTCAAAGGCAAGGCTTCCATGCTGGGAGCAGCTTCCGGTGCGGTTGCCGGCCTGGTGGCGGTCACACCTGCGGCTGGCTTTGTGGGTCCGATGGGTTCCATCGTGCTCGGTTTGCTGGCTGGCATGATCTGCCTGTGGGGTGTCAGCGGTCTGAAACGCATGCTGGGTGTAGATGATGCATTCGATGTGTTCGGCGTTCACGGTGTAGGCGGCATCTTCGGCGCCATCATGACCGGCGTGCTGGCAGCTCCTTCGCTGGGCGGCACAGGTGCAGCCGACTATGCAATGGCGCATCAGTTGATGGTGCAGGTCAAGGGCGTGCTGATTACGATAGTCTGGTCCGGTATCGTTGCCTTTGTTGCCTACAAACTGGTCGACATGGTCATCGGTCTGCGCGTGGCAGATGAGGCAGAACGTGAAGGCCTGGATATCAGCAGCCACGGCGAGTCCGCTTATCACTCGTAA
- the gshA1 gene encoding Glutamate--cysteine ligase (Evidence 2b : Function of strongly homologous gene; PubMedId : 15480625; Product type e : enzyme): MVPHLVTALNGPLLDLEKKILTATPAIERWFRLEWQEHTPPFYCSVDLRNAGFKLAPVDTNLFPGGFNNLSPEMLPLAVQAAMAAIEKYCPDAKNLLLIPEAHTRNTFYLQNIARLIQIFRQTGLNVRLGSLSPDITAPTPIELPDGTTLTLEPLERSHNGRRLGLKNFDPCTILLNNDLSSGLPAILENLHEQNLLPPLHAGWAVRRKTNHFAAYDEVVKKFAKMIDVDPWMLNPYFMKCDNVNFNENTGEDCLASNVDTLLAKMRKKYKEYGIKEKPFVIVKADAGTYGMGIMTVHDASEVKDLNRKQRNKMAVIKDGLEVTDVIIQEGVPTFEHINESVAEPVVYMIDRYVVGGFYRVHADRGNDENLNAPGAHFVPLAFAHQHALPDYQAKPGTAAPNRFYIYGVVARLALLAASLEMEKTDPNPEVY; encoded by the coding sequence ATGGTTCCGCATCTCGTCACGGCCTTGAACGGTCCGTTGCTCGACCTTGAGAAAAAGATTCTTACCGCTACGCCGGCCATCGAGCGCTGGTTCCGGCTGGAGTGGCAGGAACATACGCCGCCTTTTTATTGCTCAGTCGATCTGCGCAATGCCGGCTTCAAGCTGGCGCCGGTGGATACCAATTTGTTCCCTGGCGGCTTCAATAATCTTTCACCCGAGATGCTGCCGCTGGCGGTGCAGGCAGCCATGGCGGCAATCGAGAAGTACTGTCCGGATGCCAAGAATCTGCTGCTGATTCCGGAAGCGCATACGCGCAATACCTTCTATCTGCAAAACATCGCACGTCTGATACAGATTTTCCGCCAGACCGGTTTGAATGTCCGCCTGGGCTCGCTGTCGCCCGATATCACGGCGCCGACACCTATCGAGCTGCCGGATGGCACCACGCTGACGCTGGAACCGCTGGAGCGATCGCATAACGGCCGCCGCCTCGGCCTGAAGAATTTCGACCCCTGCACCATCCTGCTGAATAATGATCTGTCGTCCGGCCTGCCGGCGATTCTGGAAAACCTGCATGAACAGAATCTGTTGCCGCCTTTGCATGCAGGCTGGGCTGTGCGTCGCAAGACCAATCACTTTGCCGCCTACGATGAAGTGGTCAAAAAATTTGCCAAGATGATCGATGTCGATCCATGGATGCTGAATCCGTATTTCATGAAATGCGACAACGTCAATTTCAATGAAAATACCGGTGAAGACTGCCTCGCATCGAATGTCGATACGCTGCTGGCGAAGATGCGCAAGAAGTACAAGGAATACGGCATCAAGGAAAAACCCTTTGTGATCGTCAAGGCCGATGCCGGTACTTACGGCATGGGCATCATGACCGTGCACGATGCCAGCGAAGTCAAGGATTTGAACCGCAAGCAGCGCAACAAGATGGCGGTCATCAAGGATGGCCTGGAAGTGACCGACGTGATCATCCAGGAAGGCGTGCCGACCTTCGAGCATATCAATGAATCGGTGGCCGAGCCGGTCGTGTACATGATTGATCGTTATGTGGTCGGCGGTTTTTACCGCGTGCATGCAGATCGCGGCAACGATGAGAATCTGAATGCGCCGGGTGCGCACTTTGTGCCGCTGGCGTTTGCCCATCAGCATGCGCTGCCTGATTACCAGGCCAAGCCGGGAACGGCTGCGCCGAACCGTTTTTATATCTATGGTGTGGTGGCACGCCTGGCCTTGCTGGCGGCTTCGCTGGAAATGGAAAAAACGGATCCGAATCCGGAAGTGTATTAA
- the gshB1 gene encoding glutathione synthetase (Glutathione synthase) (GSH synthetase) (GSH-S) (GSHase) (Evidence 2a : Function of homologous gene experimentally demonstrated in an other organism; PubMedId : 6393055, 8241129, 3042775; Product type e : enzyme): MKIAFICDPLDGFKIYKDSTYAMMTEAARRGHAIHVFQHKDMAFEGGKVVANISRVTLTGDPVDWYRREVPQEQDLTAFDAILERTDPPFNMEYIYATYLLELAQQQGARIFNKPEAIRSFNEKLAIAQFPHYITPTLVSSDAARVRAFHDEHRDIILKPLDGMGGAGIFRVMDDALNLGSIIETLTDNGRQTIMVQRYIPEITQGDKRILLIGGQVVPYCLARIPQGTEIRGNLAVGGVGVAHEISARDREMGEALAPVLLKRGLLLVGLDAIGDYMTELNVTSPTCFQEIRQQTGFDVAAMFVNALEKHADAWNS; encoded by the coding sequence ATGAAAATAGCTTTCATATGCGATCCACTGGATGGCTTCAAGATATACAAGGACAGTACCTACGCGATGATGACGGAAGCGGCGCGTCGCGGCCATGCCATCCATGTGTTTCAGCACAAGGATATGGCGTTTGAGGGCGGCAAGGTGGTCGCCAATATTTCTCGCGTGACGCTGACGGGCGACCCGGTCGATTGGTATCGGCGAGAGGTGCCGCAGGAACAGGATCTGACCGCTTTCGACGCGATTCTGGAGCGCACGGATCCGCCCTTCAATATGGAATACATATACGCCACTTACCTGCTGGAACTGGCGCAACAGCAAGGCGCGCGTATCTTCAACAAGCCGGAAGCCATACGCAGTTTCAATGAAAAACTCGCGATTGCGCAATTTCCGCACTACATCACACCAACTCTGGTCAGCAGCGACGCCGCACGGGTACGGGCGTTTCATGATGAGCACCGCGATATCATACTGAAGCCTTTGGATGGCATGGGCGGCGCAGGTATTTTCCGAGTCATGGACGATGCATTGAACCTCGGTTCCATCATAGAAACGCTGACAGACAATGGGCGTCAAACCATCATGGTGCAGCGCTATATTCCAGAGATCACGCAGGGCGATAAGCGGATATTGCTGATCGGCGGCCAGGTCGTGCCGTATTGCCTGGCGCGCATTCCGCAAGGAACCGAAATTCGCGGTAATCTGGCGGTCGGCGGTGTCGGCGTGGCGCATGAAATATCGGCACGCGATCGTGAAATGGGCGAAGCCCTGGCCCCTGTCCTTTTAAAAAGAGGCTTGTTACTGGTAGGATTGGATGCAATTGGTGACTACATGACCGAATTGAATGTGACCAGCCCAACCTGCTTCCAGGAAATCAGGCAGCAAACCGGTTTTGATGTTGCGGCAATGTTTGTTAATGCGCTGGAGAAGCATGCTGATGCATGGAATTCATGA
- a CDS encoding putative Phosphotransferase, mannose/fructose-specific component IIA family protein (Evidence 3 : Function proposed based on presence of conserved amino acid motif, structural feature or limited homology; Product type pt : putative transporter), whose product MVGILLMTHAPLGQAFIAAATHVFRARPERLEAIDVTADQDTHEVERLAKQAIAGLDDGSGVLVITDVMGGTPSNCTLGLCNVENVAVIAGISLPMLLRAITYRRDTLDVVVEMALAGGQGGAVRVDNRVRLAPN is encoded by the coding sequence ATGGTCGGTATTCTGTTGATGACACATGCACCTCTGGGGCAAGCCTTTATTGCGGCGGCTACCCATGTTTTTCGCGCGCGCCCGGAGAGACTGGAAGCGATCGATGTCACTGCCGACCAGGATACGCATGAAGTCGAACGACTGGCCAAGCAGGCAATTGCCGGGCTGGATGATGGCTCCGGCGTGCTGGTTATTACCGACGTCATGGGCGGCACGCCGTCGAATTGCACGCTGGGTTTGTGCAATGTAGAGAATGTGGCGGTAATCGCCGGCATCAGTTTGCCTATGTTGTTGCGCGCGATTACTTATCGGCGGGATACGCTCGATGTGGTGGTGGAAATGGCGCTGGCCGGTGGGCAGGGAGGCGCGGTCAGGGTAGACAACCGCGTACGGCTGGCACCGAATTGA
- the phbH gene encoding Phosphocarrier protein HPr (Histidine-containing protein) (Protein H) (Evidence 2a : Function of homologous gene experimentally demonstrated in an other organism; PubMedId : 1653223; Product type t : transporter), with translation MIEQEIEIINKLGLHARASAKLTQLAAKYKSEVWMTRNKRRVNAKSIMGVMMLAAGKGSKVTLETNGPDERECFDALELLIQDKFGEGE, from the coding sequence ATGATTGAACAAGAAATCGAAATTATCAACAAGCTCGGCCTGCATGCGCGGGCTTCTGCCAAGCTGACACAACTCGCTGCCAAGTACAAAAGTGAAGTCTGGATGACGCGTAACAAGCGTCGCGTGAATGCCAAATCCATCATGGGCGTGATGATGCTGGCAGCAGGCAAAGGTTCGAAAGTCACGCTGGAAACCAATGGCCCGGATGAGAGAGAGTGTTTCGATGCTCTCGAATTGCTGATTCAGGACAAGTTCGGCGAAGGCGAGTAA